In the Paenibacillus sp. FSL H7-0357 genome, one interval contains:
- a CDS encoding aminotransferase-like domain-containing protein, protein MNFTLPYDQYLAIHRYKYLALYHAFRAAILEGILPGGTRLPSTRQLAGLYLVSRGSASQVYDMLLADGYIKTEKGRGTFVSDDSFFPAAGGEPVYREDSTDHQVVDLPRVGAGLNPAGEEFRTPDREFLEPVAIPLSSWGERLMERQVSIYGQTGEDAISFRSSGMRIEHFPYGEWRSALNYAGGKGGGMLEGYCPPQGEESLRRAIAAHLRITRGIRADAEQIVLFSGSMQGIVLLVQLLLEPGEPAVVEDPGFHGIRRAVEIGGGKLLPGRVDESGLVPEDWAARLLFVTPSRQFPTGAVLPLDRRRSLLEWARRQEAVIVEDDYDSEFRWGGRPIEPLKALDREDRVVYIGSFSNSMFSGLRLGFAVLPPSLVGPVTAAKALYEPLPGAQLEQRALARFMSTGGYSRHLRRMTRIYGERARIFRTLLNERLGMLFQPLPGDSGLHIYARWLRPEQEYSAFREAALQRGTDFRDAALYRIGPGSPAACFSFSHLDAEALEEGVDRLLLAWKDVQKYT, encoded by the coding sequence ATGAATTTCACACTGCCATATGACCAGTACCTGGCCATCCACCGTTATAAATATCTAGCGTTATATCATGCGTTCCGGGCAGCGATCCTGGAGGGGATACTTCCCGGGGGGACAAGGCTGCCGTCAACAAGACAGCTTGCCGGGCTGTATCTTGTGTCGCGCGGTTCAGCATCACAGGTATATGACATGCTGCTGGCTGACGGTTACATCAAGACTGAGAAGGGCCGGGGCACCTTTGTTTCAGATGACAGCTTTTTTCCTGCTGCCGGGGGAGAGCCGGTATACAGGGAGGATTCAACCGATCATCAGGTGGTTGACTTGCCAAGGGTCGGCGCTGGACTCAATCCGGCAGGTGAGGAATTTCGCACACCTGATCGGGAATTCCTTGAACCTGTAGCGATCCCGCTTTCCTCTTGGGGAGAGCGCCTGATGGAGCGCCAGGTTTCCATCTACGGGCAGACTGGTGAAGATGCCATCAGCTTTCGCAGCAGTGGCATGCGGATTGAACATTTTCCTTACGGCGAGTGGCGGAGCGCACTGAATTATGCCGGAGGCAAGGGAGGCGGGATGCTGGAGGGCTATTGTCCGCCGCAAGGGGAGGAGAGCCTGCGGCGGGCAATAGCTGCCCATTTGCGGATTACCCGGGGAATCAGAGCCGATGCGGAGCAGATCGTGCTGTTCAGCGGCTCGATGCAGGGCATTGTTCTTCTGGTGCAGCTGCTGCTGGAACCGGGGGAACCTGCCGTTGTGGAAGATCCCGGATTTCATGGCATCCGCCGGGCAGTGGAGATTGGCGGCGGTAAGCTGCTGCCGGGACGGGTTGACGAGAGCGGGCTTGTGCCCGAGGATTGGGCAGCACGGCTGCTGTTTGTGACGCCAAGCCGCCAATTCCCCACGGGAGCGGTACTGCCGCTCGACCGGCGGCGCAGCTTACTGGAATGGGCCCGGCGGCAGGAGGCAGTCATTGTCGAGGATGATTATGACAGCGAGTTCCGCTGGGGCGGCCGGCCGATTGAACCGCTGAAAGCGCTCGACCGGGAGGACCGGGTGGTGTATATCGGCTCCTTCTCCAACAGCATGTTCTCCGGGCTGCGACTCGGGTTCGCCGTGCTGCCGCCTTCGCTGGTGGGTCCTGTGACAGCGGCCAAGGCGCTTTATGAGCCGCTTCCAGGCGCGCAGCTTGAGCAGCGGGCGTTGGCCCGGTTCATGAGCACTGGCGGATACAGCCGCCATCTGCGGCGGATGACGCGCATATACGGGGAGCGTGCCCGCATTTTCCGTACGCTTCTGAATGAGCGGCTCGGAATGCTCTTTCAGCCGTTGCCCGGCGATTCCGGCCTGCATATTTATGCCCGGTGGCTGCGCCCGGAACAGGAATATTCCGCCTTCCGGGAAGCGGCTTTGCAGCGAGGCACAGACTTCCGCGACGCAGCACTGTACCGGATAGGCCCGGGTAGTCCGGCGGCTTGCTTTTCTTTTTCCCATCTCGATGCTGAGGCACTGGAAGAAGGGGTGGACCGCCTGCTTCTGGCCTGGAAGGATGTGCAAAAATACACGTGA
- a CDS encoding pyridoxamine 5'-phosphate oxidase family protein has translation MRRKEFKIEQEEEVAQFLQGMSFGFLGTSDEQGQPRVTPLNFVYMEGCFYFHGSHAGGKMESIRQQARACFTVADEYALIPSYFSDPHLACPATAYFKSVTAYGVAELVEASAEKAAVLSRFMNKLQPEGGFDPIDAEDPKYRSRLKGVAVVRIVPDELTAKFKFGQNLKEEERSGITRGLEERNGERDAETIEMMKKYCPHHS, from the coding sequence ATGCGCAGAAAAGAATTTAAGATAGAGCAGGAAGAAGAAGTGGCTCAATTTTTGCAAGGAATGAGCTTTGGTTTTCTCGGTACAAGCGATGAACAGGGACAGCCGCGGGTCACTCCGCTGAATTTCGTCTATATGGAGGGCTGCTTCTATTTCCACGGCAGTCATGCCGGAGGCAAAATGGAGAGCATCCGCCAGCAGGCGCGGGCCTGCTTTACCGTTGCCGACGAATACGCGCTAATCCCCTCTTATTTCAGTGATCCCCATCTCGCTTGCCCTGCCACGGCCTATTTTAAAAGCGTAACTGCTTATGGAGTGGCCGAACTTGTGGAGGCGTCCGCCGAGAAGGCTGCTGTATTGTCCCGGTTTATGAACAAGCTGCAGCCCGAGGGCGGCTTTGATCCTATTGATGCCGAAGATCCGAAATACCGCTCGCGGCTGAAGGGTGTTGCGGTCGTACGAATTGTTCCGGATGAGCTGACAGCCAAATTTAAGTTCGGCCAGAATCTGAAAGAAGAGGAACGGTCCGGCATCACCAGGGGTCTGGAGGAGAGAAACGGAGAACGCGATGCCGAAACGATAGAAATGATGAAAAAATACTGCCCCCACCATAGCTGA